The following coding sequences lie in one Musa acuminata AAA Group cultivar baxijiao chromosome BXJ3-1, Cavendish_Baxijiao_AAA, whole genome shotgun sequence genomic window:
- the LOC135629553 gene encoding uncharacterized protein LOC135629553, protein MDAVGVLAICPCVLSETPLSQGKNGAAASHGRAHSLSFQSYRHLAAFQPSPFLALSYSCRHAGTVRARRTKTRIFLPHLVAAMEGVEETYIMIKPDGVQRGLVGEIISRFEKKGFLLKGLKLFQCPTELAEEHYKDLKDKSFYPKLIDYITSGPVVCMAWEGVGVVASSRKLIGATNPLQAEPGTIRGDLAVQTGRNVVHGSDSPENGHREIDLWFKEGELCHWVPAQAPWLRE, encoded by the exons ATGGATGCTGTTGGTGTGCTTGCAATATGCCCCTGCGTTCTATCCGAAACCCCTCTATCCCAGGGGAAGAATGGAGCCGCTGCCTCCCACGGCCGAGCCCACAGCCTCTCTTTCCAATCCTATCGCCATCTTGCCGCCTTCCAACCCTCTCCCTTCCTCGCCCTTTCCTACTCTTGCCGTCACGCAGGCACAGTTCGCGCTCGGAGGACCAAAACTCGCATATTCCTGCCACACCTTGTCGCTGCCATG GAAGGGGTTGAGGAGACTTACATCATGATAAAGCCCGATGGTGTCCAACGTGGGCTG GTTGGGGAAATCATTTCCCGCTTTGAGAAGAAGGGATTTTTGCTCAAAGGTTTGAAGCTTTTCCAGTGTCCAACAGAGTTAGCTGAG GAGCATTATAAGGATCTTAAAGACAAATCTTTCTATCCTAAGCTGATTGATTATATCACTTCAGGCCCAGTTGTTTGTATG gcATGGGAGGGTGTTGGTGTTGTTGCATCATCTCGTAAACTTATAGGAGCAACAAATCCTCTTCAAGCTGAACCAGGAACCATACGAGGTGACCTGGCAGTTCAAACAGGAAG AAATGTTGTGCATGGAAGTGATAGCCCTGAGAATGGCCATCGTGAAATTG ATCTATGGTTTAAAGAAGGTGAATTATGTCACTGGGTACCAGCTCAAGCACCTTGGCTGAGGGAGTAA